In a genomic window of Salmo trutta chromosome 32, fSalTru1.1, whole genome shotgun sequence:
- the LOC115170956 gene encoding interferon a3-like isoform X2 encodes MQSVCHCCDWIRHHYGHLSSEYLSLLDQMGGDITKQDAPVFFPTSLYRHIDDAEFEDKVRFLKETIYQITKLFDGNMKAVTWDKKNLDDFLNILERQLENLNSCVSPAMKPERRLKRYFKKLNKNVLRKMNYSAQAWELIRKETKRHLQRLDILAAQMY; translated from the exons ATGCAGAGCGTGTGTCATTGCTGTGACTGGATCCGACACCACTACGGTCACTTGAGCTCAGAATACCTTTCCCTGCTGGACCAGATG GGAGGAGATATCACAAAGCAGGATGCCCCAGTCTTTTTCCCAACATCACTTTACAGACACATAGATGATGCCGAG TTTGAGGACAAAGTCAGATTCCTGAAAGAGACCATCTATcaaataacaaaactgtttgatgGGAATATGAAGGCTGTCACTTGGGACAAGAAAAACCTGGACGATTTCCTCAACATTCTAGAACGCCAATTGGAGAACCTTAATTCCTGT GTATCACCTGCCATGAAACCTGAGAGGAGACTGAAACGCTACTTCAAGAAGTTGAATAAGAATGTTCTGAGAAAAATG AACTACAGTGCACAGGCGTGGGAGCTCATCAGGAAAGAGACAAAACGTCATCTGCAAAGATTGGATATCCTTGCAGCACAGATGTACTGA
- the LOC115170956 gene encoding interferon a3-like isoform X1 codes for MYTMQSWTCICLIICSMQSVCHCCDWIRHHYGHLSSEYLSLLDQMGGDITKQDAPVFFPTSLYRHIDDAEFEDKVRFLKETIYQITKLFDGNMKAVTWDKKNLDDFLNILERQLENLNSCVSPAMKPERRLKRYFKKLNKNVLRKMNYSAQAWELIRKETKRHLQRLDILAAQMY; via the exons ATGTATACAATGCAGAGTTGGACGTGTATTTGTCTTATTATTTGCAGTATGCAGAGCGTGTGTCATTGCTGTGACTGGATCCGACACCACTACGGTCACTTGAGCTCAGAATACCTTTCCCTGCTGGACCAGATG GGAGGAGATATCACAAAGCAGGATGCCCCAGTCTTTTTCCCAACATCACTTTACAGACACATAGATGATGCCGAG TTTGAGGACAAAGTCAGATTCCTGAAAGAGACCATCTATcaaataacaaaactgtttgatgGGAATATGAAGGCTGTCACTTGGGACAAGAAAAACCTGGACGATTTCCTCAACATTCTAGAACGCCAATTGGAGAACCTTAATTCCTGT GTATCACCTGCCATGAAACCTGAGAGGAGACTGAAACGCTACTTCAAGAAGTTGAATAAGAATGTTCTGAGAAAAATG AACTACAGTGCACAGGCGTGGGAGCTCATCAGGAAAGAGACAAAACGTCATCTGCAAAGATTGGATATCCTTGCAGCACAGATGTACTGA
- the LOC115170663 gene encoding interferon a3-like, with the protein MGSISFWMCLVMTICTWNKTIGCTWMRTLPRSPSMFQVFSNNTITMLQKMGHEVSRDPQITFPDKQYRQVNNFKAEEQMAFISHTLNAIKKLYSSGKYESTAWDQKGVDKFMNDLYRQTSELDQCVKSMKSRLSKYVKRVNKKMSLHFKFLKNYLKREEYSASGWEDIRTVVLAHLQRLDTTLSSQ; encoded by the exons ATGGGTTCAATCAGCTTTTGGATGTGCTTGGTCATGACGATTTGCACCTGGAATAAAACCATCGGATGCACGTGGATGAGGACACTGCCTCGGTCTCCGAGCATGTTCCAAGTGTTCAGCAACAACACCATAACGATGCTTCAGAAAATG GGTCATGAAGTCTCTCGAGATCCTCAGATCACTTTCCCTGACAAACAATACAGACAAGTCAATAATTTCAAG GCTGAGGAACAGATGGCCTTCATTTCGCATACTCTGAACGCTATAAAGAAATTGTACAGCAGTGGTAAATATGAGTCCACCGCCTGGGACCAGAAAGGAGTTGACAAGTTTATGAATGACCTCTATCGACAGACCTCGGAGCTGGACCAATGC GTAAAGTCTATGAAAAGTAGACTATCAAAATATGTCAAAAGAGTGAACAAAAAGATGAGCCTTCACTTCAAGTTCCTGAAAAATTACTTGAAACGCGAG GAATACAGCGCAAGCGGCTGGGAAGACATCAGGACAGTGGTGCTGGCACACCTACAAAGACTAGACACAACATTAAGTAGCCAATGA